One genomic region from Grus americana isolate bGruAme1 chromosome 15, bGruAme1.mat, whole genome shotgun sequence encodes:
- the PSMG3 gene encoding proteasome assembly chaperone 3: MEASPIVTSKQREEVVHGVPTEVVCTAFSNSVLVVVTQYGKMGTIVYVDPNTIGDNVGRPSLTTKVLLGKDEPLVHVCAKNLVAFVSQEAGNKPVVLAMALKDKTMEGIQALREVIRSCQVW, encoded by the exons ATGGAAGCGAGTCCCATCGTGACGTCCAAGCAGCGAGAGGAGGTGGTACACGGGGTCCCGACGGAGGTGGTGTGCACGGCGTTCTCCAACTCCGTCCTCGTGGTAGTCACGCAGTACGGCAAGATGGGGACGATCGTCTACGTGGACCCCAACACAATCGGCGACAACGTGGGCAGGCCCTCGCTCACCACAAAGGTGCTACTGGGCAAGGATGAG CCTCTTGTCCATGTTTGTGCCAAAAACCTGGTGGCGTTCGTGTCTCAGGAAGCTGGGAACAAACCTGTTGTTCTCGCCATGGCCTTAAAGGACAAGACCATGGAAGGAATACAAGCTCTACGGGAAGTGATCCGAAGTTGCCAAGTGTGGTGA